The following are encoded together in the Pempheris klunzingeri isolate RE-2024b chromosome 24, fPemKlu1.hap1, whole genome shotgun sequence genome:
- the LOC139223853 gene encoding beta-1,3-galactosyltransferase 1-like — protein MPSKVSCLYLLTVVCWASALWYLSVSRPSTSYVGQINIPIRKTPKVNKNATFSNIRTRSLNPHDFGYIINEAKKCEAEPPFLVILISTTHKEFDARQAIRETWGDESTFPDVRVVTLFLLGRSTDSVLNQMVEQESQIFHDIVVEDFIDSYHNLTLKTLMGMRWVATFCSKAQYVLKTDSDIFVNMENLIYNLLKPTTKPRRRYFTGYVINGGPIRDMRSKWYMPRDLYPESKYPPFCSGTGYVFSADIAELIYKTSLHTRLLHLEDVYVGVCLRKLGIHPFQNSGFNHWKMAYSLCRYRRVVTVHQISPEEMHRIWNDMTSKKHLKC, from the coding sequence ATGCCTTCTAAGGTTTCCTGCTTATACTTGCTGACAGTGGTTTGCTGGGCCAGCGCTCTGTGGTACCTGAGTGTGTCCCGCCCGTCCACCTCCTACGTGGGCCAGATCAATATCCCGATTCGCAAAACGCCTAAGGTGAACAAGAACGCCACCTTCAGTAACATCCGCACACGCTCACTCAACCCGCACGACTTTGGTTACATCATCAACGAGGCGAAGAAGTGCGAGGCAGAGCCGCCTTTCCTCGTCATACTGATCAGCACCACACACAAGGAATTCGACGCCCGTCAGGCCATCCGAGAGACATGGGGTGACGAGAGCACATTTCCAGACGTGCGAGTGGTCACGCTGTTCTTGTTGGGCCGCAGCACCGATTCTGTCCTCAACCAGATGGTGGAGCAGGAGAGTCAGATCTTTCATGACATTGTAGTGGAGGATTTTATCGACTCCTACCACAACCTGACACTTAAGACACTGATGGGCATGCGCTGGGTGGCCACATTTTGCTCCAAGGCTCAATATGTCCTCAAGACTGACAGTGACATCTTTGTCAACATGGAGAACCTCATCTACAACCTCCTGAAGCCCACAACCAAGCCCAGAAGGAGGTACTTCACTGGCTACGTCATCAACGGTGGGCCAATCAGAGACATGCGCAGCAAGTGGTACATGCCCAGGGATCTGTATCCAGAGAGCAAGTACCCACCATTTTGCTCTGGCACCGGCTATGTCTTCTCAGCAGACATAGCCGAGCTCATATACAAGACCTCCTTACACACCAGGCTGCTGCACCTGGAGGACGTGTACGTCGGCGTGTGCCTCCGAAAACTGGGAATCCATCCCTTCCAGAACAGCGGCTTCAACCACTGGAAGATGGCCTACAGCCTGTGCCGCTACCGGCGGGTAGTCACCGTCCATCAGATCTCCCCAGAGGAGATGCACCGCATCTGGAATGACATGACCAGCAAGAAACACCTTAAATGTTAG